In Halomarina salina, one DNA window encodes the following:
- a CDS encoding PPC domain-containing protein has translation MRSRRPADRPDSPRVRTALPRIAALVFALVVVTGSAVGAASVAASPTLQESGDEDPQSVELGSEVTDTLDVDDSIDVFTFDVEQGDYVRVDFLAGTPDVTGATLYGPSGAELDSAAGGPDTVLLGGQAPEDGQYSVEFTYSGTRPSSDPLEYTFSVQRSAPDSYESNDGIDSAAGLSEPGTVDATLGGSDDDYYAISAAEGATIAASIDKPNVITNGFALEILDGDGNVLAESSARCTPGTTCGPADLSATAPEDGEYYVHVTGGITGFNDYSLTTDFQSPSQQSGQDGDGDPRPVETGTEYTETLDTSDSTDAFTFDAEQGDYIRTDFQVGSPDTVEATLYGPSGDAIDSADGYVETVLVGGQAPESGEYRVEFTYSGDRPSDDPEDYDFTVNVASPDQYESNDDPGAATSLSSGSADAVLGEGDDDYYVVSAAEGSTIAASIDKPSVITNAFTLQVLDDGGNVLAESSARCTPGTFCDPEDLSVTAPEDGEYYVLVTGGITGYSDYSLSVDSEAPTQDTETPDDTETTESPDESTETPDDTTEAPDDTETPDESTETPDETDSPDDTTEAPDSDQGDSDDSGSSDDTSDSTDDSGTDDTTDESDDSTETPDETIGSPDSDQSSSDQGDSDDTSDSTDDSDSSGDDATDDGSDGSDTSSDSDDTDSDTSSDSDGASTGDDDSSDDTADDGGIDESSDTTTTAPTDTPAPSTDGATTTDSAGETTTEEVTVVETTDGGTEVAAGPAAPVNNSTNGSDAVVSGGSTTDDSGGSGPGFGVVAALVALVAATLFARFRR, from the coding sequence ATGCGTTCAAGGAGACCGGCCGACAGGCCGGACAGTCCCCGCGTACGTACTGCCCTTCCCCGCATCGCTGCCCTCGTCTTCGCTCTCGTCGTGGTCACCGGGAGTGCGGTCGGTGCTGCCAGCGTCGCCGCGAGTCCCACCCTCCAGGAGTCCGGCGACGAGGACCCACAGAGCGTCGAACTCGGGTCCGAGGTCACCGACACGCTCGACGTCGACGACTCGATAGACGTGTTCACGTTCGACGTCGAACAGGGTGACTACGTCCGCGTCGACTTCCTCGCAGGGACCCCCGACGTGACCGGCGCGACACTCTACGGTCCGTCCGGAGCCGAACTCGACTCGGCAGCGGGCGGTCCGGATACGGTGTTGCTCGGGGGCCAGGCCCCCGAGGACGGTCAGTACAGCGTCGAGTTCACCTACAGCGGGACGCGGCCGAGTAGCGACCCGCTGGAGTACACCTTCTCCGTCCAGCGCTCGGCCCCGGATAGCTACGAATCCAACGACGGGATCGACAGTGCCGCGGGCCTCTCGGAGCCCGGTACGGTCGACGCCACGCTCGGCGGTAGCGACGACGACTACTACGCCATCTCGGCCGCCGAGGGCGCGACCATCGCCGCGAGCATCGACAAACCGAACGTCATCACCAACGGATTCGCGCTCGAGATACTCGACGGCGACGGGAACGTCCTCGCGGAGTCCAGCGCGCGCTGTACCCCCGGCACGACTTGCGGTCCCGCCGACCTCTCGGCGACTGCGCCCGAGGACGGCGAGTACTACGTCCACGTGACCGGTGGCATCACCGGGTTCAACGACTACTCGCTGACGACGGACTTCCAGTCGCCCTCCCAGCAGTCGGGGCAGGACGGCGACGGCGACCCGCGCCCCGTCGAGACCGGTACGGAGTACACCGAGACACTCGACACGAGTGACTCGACGGACGCGTTCACCTTCGACGCCGAGCAGGGCGACTACATCCGTACGGACTTCCAGGTCGGGAGTCCGGACACCGTCGAGGCGACGCTCTACGGCCCCTCGGGTGACGCCATCGACTCCGCCGACGGCTACGTGGAGACGGTGCTCGTCGGGGGACAGGCCCCCGAGAGCGGAGAGTACCGCGTCGAGTTCACCTACAGCGGTGACCGACCCAGCGACGACCCCGAAGACTACGACTTCACGGTCAACGTCGCCTCCCCCGACCAGTACGAGTCGAACGACGACCCCGGAGCGGCGACGTCGCTCTCGTCCGGGTCGGCCGACGCCGTCCTCGGTGAGGGCGACGACGACTACTACGTCGTCTCCGCCGCCGAAGGGTCGACCATCGCCGCGAGCATCGACAAACCGAGCGTCATCACGAACGCGTTCACCCTGCAGGTGCTCGACGACGGCGGGAACGTCCTCGCCGAATCCAGCGCACGCTGTACCCCCGGCACGTTCTGTGACCCCGAGGACCTCTCGGTGACCGCACCCGAGGACGGTGAGTACTACGTCCTGGTGACCGGCGGCATCACCGGGTACAGCGACTACTCGCTCTCAGTCGACTCGGAGGCACCGACACAGGACACCGAGACGCCCGACGACACCGAGACGACGGAGTCCCCGGACGAAAGCACCGAAACCCCTGACGACACGACCGAAGCACCCGACGACACCGAGACCCCGGACGAAAGCACCGAGACGCCCGACGAGACCGATTCGCCCGACGACACGACGGAAGCACCGGACTCCGACCAGGGCGACTCCGACGATTCCGGGTCCTCGGACGACACGTCCGATTCGACGGACGATAGCGGGACCGACGACACGACCGACGAGTCCGACGACTCGACAGAGACCCCGGACGAGACCATCGGCTCCCCGGACTCGGACCAGAGTAGCTCCGACCAGGGCGACTCCGACGACACCTCGGACTCGACCGACGACTCCGATTCGAGCGGCGACGACGCGACGGACGACGGTTCGGATGGCTCCGACACGTCGAGCGACTCGGACGACACCGACTCCGACACGTCGAGTGACTCCGACGGCGCGAGCACTGGAGACGACGATAGCTCGGACGACACCGCCGACGACGGCGGTATCGACGAGTCCTCGGACACCACCACGACCGCTCCGACCGACACGCCAGCACCGTCGACCGACGGCGCGACCACCACCGACTCCGCCGGTGAGACGACGACCGAGGAGGTCACCGTCGTCGAGACCACCGACGGTGGCACCGAGGTGGCCGCTGGACCCGCAGCCCCGGTGAACAACTCGACGAACGGTAGCGATGCCGTCGTCAGTGGCGGCAGCACTACCGACGACTCCGGCGGCAGTGGCCCCGGATTCGGCGTCGTCGCTGCCCTGGTCGCTCTCGTCGCAGCGACCCTGTTCGCCCGGTTCAGACGGTAA
- a CDS encoding 2Fe-2S iron-sulfur cluster-binding protein has translation MATDESGVGEEGAEDDDPERVELTVEHGEGTSVLSVPPGTNLRKALLNAGISPYTALTERANCGGRGLCATCGVRLLTPRAPEHWHDRLAARFGYPRLSCQLTVTRDARVRTPEKAVWGGRSHDES, from the coding sequence ATGGCGACCGACGAGTCCGGCGTGGGGGAGGAGGGAGCCGAGGACGACGACCCGGAGCGGGTGGAACTCACCGTCGAACACGGCGAGGGGACGTCCGTGCTGTCGGTTCCCCCCGGCACGAATCTCCGAAAAGCGTTGCTCAACGCCGGTATCTCGCCGTACACCGCACTCACCGAACGGGCGAACTGCGGCGGGCGCGGGCTGTGTGCGACCTGTGGCGTGCGACTGCTGACACCCCGTGCGCCCGAACATTGGCACGACCGCCTCGCCGCCCGTTTCGGCTACCCCCGTCTCTCGTGCCAGCTGACGGTGACCCGGGACGCGCGCGTCCGCACCCCCGAGAAGGCCGTGTGGGGCGGTCGGAGTCACGACGAGTCGTAG
- a CDS encoding GNAT family N-acetyltransferase yields MTDERDDGRVVVATTDAQRADALAVRRAVFVEEQDVPESLELDDHDEDPTTDHLVAYDGDDAVGAARLRPYDEGSSSESVGKVQRVAVVADRRGEDWGRRLMTSVEELARERGYERLVLDVQTHARGFYEALGYVVVDETEFLDAGIPHVGMEKRLQS; encoded by the coding sequence ATGACCGACGAGCGTGACGACGGCCGGGTCGTGGTCGCGACGACCGACGCACAGCGAGCGGACGCACTCGCCGTCCGCCGGGCCGTCTTCGTCGAGGAGCAGGACGTCCCCGAGTCCCTCGAACTGGACGACCACGACGAGGACCCGACGACCGACCACCTGGTCGCGTACGACGGCGACGACGCAGTCGGGGCGGCGCGACTTCGCCCCTACGACGAGGGGTCGTCGTCGGAGTCGGTCGGGAAGGTACAGCGGGTCGCCGTGGTGGCCGACCGCCGGGGCGAGGATTGGGGACGGCGGCTGATGACCAGCGTCGAGGAACTCGCCCGCGAGCGCGGATACGAACGGCTCGTCCTCGACGTGCAGACCCACGCTCGGGGGTTCTACGAAGCCCTTGGCTACGTCGTGGTGGACGAGACGGAGTTCCTCGACGCCGGGATACCCCACGTCGGGATGGAGAAACGACTGCAGTCGTGA
- a CDS encoding cytochrome P450 — MRQQPPGPPEPPVVGSTFDYARDPFRFMDAVRRAYRDIAKFQLGPLDTYVVMNPDDVETVLMNDEAEFRKADFQDDALTGLLGDGLLLSTGDYWEQQRAIAQPAFNMGRIAGLVDTMGEKTERALDQFPVGEPFDVQLPLARLTVDVIVNAMFGVDPDEETVYEVQDNLEPLGERFEPDPIRFLTPQWVPTRGNQKYSEALETLEGIVADLVDRRRGVDTDAEDFLSRLLRAEAAGDQTSEQVRNEMMTMLLAGHDTTALTLTYAFHQIGQHPEVLERLHEEVDAVLDPGERPGMTDLRELEYTERVLKETMRVLPPVYTMFRQPNVDVRLSGYRVPADSLLMVPQWVLHRHPDYWEEPERFDPDRWTPERVRQRHPYAYFPFGAGPRSCIGRQFSLVEAKIILSIALRRFSPELASDADLDLRPSLTMHPRDPVEVVLHERT, encoded by the coding sequence ATGCGCCAGCAGCCCCCCGGACCGCCCGAACCGCCGGTCGTCGGCAGCACGTTCGACTACGCCCGCGACCCGTTCCGGTTCATGGACGCCGTCCGGCGGGCGTACCGCGACATCGCGAAATTCCAGCTCGGGCCGCTGGACACGTACGTCGTGATGAACCCCGACGACGTGGAGACGGTGCTGATGAACGACGAGGCCGAGTTCCGGAAGGCCGACTTCCAGGACGACGCCCTCACCGGACTGCTCGGCGACGGCCTGCTCCTGAGCACGGGCGACTACTGGGAACAGCAGCGCGCCATCGCCCAGCCTGCGTTCAACATGGGTCGCATCGCCGGACTGGTCGACACGATGGGAGAGAAGACCGAACGCGCCCTCGACCAGTTCCCGGTCGGTGAGCCGTTCGACGTCCAGCTACCGCTGGCGAGGCTGACCGTGGACGTCATCGTCAACGCGATGTTCGGCGTCGACCCCGACGAGGAGACGGTGTACGAGGTACAGGACAACCTCGAACCGCTGGGCGAGCGGTTCGAACCCGACCCCATCCGCTTCCTGACGCCCCAGTGGGTGCCCACTCGCGGGAACCAGAAGTACAGCGAGGCGCTGGAGACGCTGGAGGGCATCGTCGCGGACCTCGTGGACAGACGCCGCGGCGTGGACACGGACGCGGAGGACTTCCTCTCGCGCCTGCTCCGCGCGGAGGCCGCCGGCGACCAGACGAGCGAGCAGGTCCGCAACGAGATGATGACGATGCTGCTGGCGGGCCACGACACGACGGCGCTGACGCTCACCTACGCGTTCCACCAGATCGGACAGCACCCCGAAGTGCTGGAGCGCCTCCACGAGGAGGTCGACGCCGTCCTCGACCCCGGCGAGCGGCCGGGGATGACCGACCTCCGGGAACTGGAGTACACCGAACGCGTGCTGAAGGAGACGATGCGGGTGCTGCCGCCCGTGTACACGATGTTCCGCCAGCCGAACGTGGACGTGCGACTGAGCGGCTACCGCGTCCCCGCGGACTCGCTGCTGATGGTCCCCCAGTGGGTGCTCCACCGCCACCCCGACTACTGGGAGGAGCCGGAGCGATTCGACCCCGACCGTTGGACGCCAGAGCGCGTCCGGCAGCGCCACCCCTACGCGTACTTCCCGTTCGGCGCGGGACCGCGCTCGTGTATCGGCCGCCAGTTCTCGCTCGTCGAGGCGAAGATCATCCTGAGCATCGCGCTCCGTCGCTTCTCGCCGGAACTCGCGTCGGACGCCGACCTCGACCTCCGGCCGTCGCTGACGATGCACCCCCGCGACCCCGTCGAGGTCGTCCTCCACGAACGCACCTGA